In the Populus trichocarpa isolate Nisqually-1 chromosome 1, P.trichocarpa_v4.1, whole genome shotgun sequence genome, aattttttttaaatttttatgaaacgTCTGTCTTTAAATTGCATCATAAATCctgtttgagaatgtggttcAAACcgtatttcattaaaatttaaattatttttgcttaaaattatttttttatattttaaaattgttttaacatactaatattaaaaataatttttttaataaaaaaatattattttaatatatttttaaataaaaactattttaaatcaCAAACACAATCATAATTCATAACACAGAAACGGCTGTGGAAATCTAAACCTTCAGCCCATCTAACCCTTCCCTAgcccctctctctccctcttttgcatttataatttaatatatttgattgctAATTCTATCTGTgaatatcagaaaaaaaaaacaaaatagtttgcttcttcttttgttttttgtgtttattttctttttcccttttgatattttatgaCAATTATCATGGCTGGGGGGATAAAATACTGAAGCATTGGAGGATTTCCAGCATGAtcgttatttttctttaaaaagaaaagaaaagcattttGAGAGCTTGGCCTTTACAACTTCATTGAACACGTATTATAGGTTACACGTACCGTATAGTCTTAGTGCCAGATTTCACAGATAACGGCCCTGTTTGTATGTATAATGCCTTGTAGTGATTGATTTGATGACGCTTTcggtttttctttactttatcattcttaacttcttcttcttcttcttcgtcgtcaTGGTTTAACCGTACTAAATTGTGATAGTAAATTATCACAAATCTTCaggttattattttcttatttatgcaAACCTTCCAACTCAAGCTTATTTACAAACTTAACCAATCTACATTACCAAAAAGAAGGATACATATACATACCTAACCACAAAACCATGTGAAGAACTAGgatttatcactattttttcatgtttattttttcgaATGAATCGGGGCCATCCATAAACATCCCAATATAGCCATGCCACGTGAGTGGGCTGGAGAAACGAGTACGAGCCTGGTATGCTCCTAGGAATGCGGGTGCGTGCCAGGGCCCGGAGCGTTGGGCCTCGCACACACGCTAGGCTCAAATGCACGAGCCTTGCACATGAGCCTAACATATGCGTCAAGGCCATTATGCGCGGACCTGGCATGAGTGCTGGGACCCAGCAATGCAAGCCCGACATGCTTTTAGGCCCAAGCACATGGGTGCCAGACCTGGCATTTCCCAGTCCTCTTACCTAGACGACTGATCGAGCACTCCGTGCTAGGCTTGGGGTGAGACCATACCTCGCCCAGGCCAGACATGCGGCCAGAGCAGCTTATACCTGAACTTACCTAGCACCATGCCTATAAATTTGAACATGATGACCCTAGCTTTTAAAGGTTTTTACTTAAGCTTTTAAGGagttatttctctttttttatgacAGTGTCAACAAGTCTACACTTCATTTACATTTGATGTATAAAAGTCTCCCATGACCTACCACTTCTCAATCTCTTagctatataattttaatggaaGACAAGTGCATGATCTTGGATAGGTTGAGTGGAATACTACTCACAATttacaaagaagaaaataactcTATAACCTTTCCACTCTAGTAAAAGAACAAGGTTCATGGGTATAAATACCCCCTGAACCACCTAAGTAAATGATTCATTATTTCTTCATGCTCTACATATTATTtgcagtctctctctctctcttcaaaatattattgctcTATCTTttgctataaaaataattacttaagCTTATGAGATTCTCCTAATCCACCAAAAGGGACAATTTGTAGGTATTTGACTTCCTACATCAAGCTACCACCCATCTTAGCTAAGAAGAACGAATTGAATTGTAAGAACTAAGTGATTAACCCATTATCCAACCACAAAAGCCTCATTTCAAACATTTAGGATTTTAGAACATCATCaccatgaaaaaatagaaacaaaaacttGAATATCCTTTgttaagttatttatttttcaaaatagagATATACTTTAACAACTTTAATGGTACTTTTGAATATGCGTTTGTAGCTAACTCTGttgtattcttttattattaattaaataagtaaGAGGAGTGATGTCTTAAATTCAAGTCTCATCTTTcacaattttaataatttgatcattcataaaaaaatagatgctttTAAGAACAAATTCATGATATGAATGTATTTACCTTAACTACTTATAACAATCAATattacatattattattataaaattatatatttagaagCAAACAATGTACTCAATAAAAGTAAGTAGAATAAATAAGAACAATAcagtttagaaaaataaagagaaaacattCTTATTTCATATCATCTTGTAATTGTAGCTGTCCTAAACATCATCTAAATAATGCTCTTATTTATAGTCTAATGTCCTAAAGGTGAAGAGATGGAAAAAGACAAATAGACATCTATATACAATGTATGATTTCATAGTTCTCctcatttgatgtttttgtacaACCTTACACATTGAAAACTATCTTATTAAAAACCTTACCAAGAGAAAactcaatggaaaaaaaacttggttaaggaaaaaaagaatacaatacGTATTAACCCCCTCTTATAAATACATTACTTTAAGTTTTTAAGCTGTCACATACCAATATTGCATCGTAATATCGCAAACATTGTAGTTGGTAATGCTTTAATGAACAAATCTACTAGATTATCTTTCGAGTGAATTCGCTGAACATTACCATCACCACACTTATCAAGGTCATGTGTAAAAACGAATTTCGGTGAGATGTGCTTTGTTCCATCTTCTTTGATGCATCCTCCTTTTAGTTGAGCTATACATGCAATATTGTCTTCGTATAATATGGTTGGAGTTCCTCTATTGGAAGAAAAACCACATGATCCATGAATATATTGAGTCATTGATCTCAACCACACACATTCTCAACTTGCTTTATGGATTGCAAGTATTTTAGCATGATTAGATAAAGTGATAACTAATGTTTTCTTTGTAGATATCCATGATATAACAATAATACCACACATAAAAAGATAACATGTTTGAGATCAACATTTATATGGATCAAATAAATATCCTGCATCAGCATAACTAACTAATTCatgattaatattatttgaataaacTAAATCCATGTCCATAGTTCCTCGTAGgcgatgaaaaatatatttaactctATTCCAATGTCTCTAGTTAGGAGAAGAACTATATCTTGCTAGCAAATTCATATAGAATGCTATATCAAGTAATGTATTATTAACAAGATACATTAACACATCTATTGCACTGAAGTATGGTACTTCGGGACCAAGTAATTCTTTGTTATCCTCTCGAGGtctaaaagagttttttttcacATCAAGTGATCGAACAACCATTGAGGTACTTAATGAATGTGCTATatccatgtaaaatattttaaggacCTTCTCTGTGTAAGTTGACTGATGAATGAGAATCCTATTTACTAAATGTTAGATCTGTAAGCCGAGATAAAATCTTGTTTTCCCTAAATCTTTCATCTCcaactttttctttatataatttacTGTCTTTGGTGTCTCTCCAGGAGctctaataatatttaaatcatcaacacacacaacaataataacacaattagattcttatttttttttataaaaacacatgAGCATAAGAtcattatcttattttaataaatattcacTAAGATGATTATAccatatgcttttttttttatagggtttttgcCTTTTGAACTAATTGGTCTACCACATTTCTGGTGTACCTTAGATTCATTTGCTATAATTTTAGCGGATTGTCCTATTAAGAATTCAATCCATGTTGGAGCATTTATAGTTAGCATATAAGATTTGGTTACTCATTTTTAGTTAGTGAATGCATTTGGTAGTTGATTTGCTATGTTTTgcaagcaaaatattttttgaacttcTTGTTTACATTGTTTTATACaagtaataaaaacaaaataataattaaagttaatcctacacatttaattgagattgaacaaaaattttgaaataaataaataaaattcaacaaaataatgcaaaaattatttcaataacaactaaaattcaacacatttattaattcataaaattattaagaacacaaaattgaataaaaataatgacaaaaaacaaaaataatgcaaaaaaaacacacaaaaaaggaagaaaaaggaatgaaaaactCTTACCTTAATGACATGCTTAATTTTAgctgataattttaaaaaaagaaaaataaaagaaaagagattgttaataaacctaaaaaaaataaaaaaagaagaaaaacaaacaaagacaaTATATTTGAGGATGAGAAGAGAAGGAATGCTTGATTTCATCTGCGAATGAGAGAGAGAATagaagggaaagagagagaaacggTTCtgtgagagaagaaaagagaagaaagaagaagaagatgaagtctTATCTATTTTGATTCTGGTATATTTagttttaccaacagaattaccgatgaaatattaaatattaatagacAACATATTTGAggatgagaagagaagagaatgcTTGATTTCGGCTGCGAATGAGAGAGAGAATagaagggaaagagagagaaacagttttgtaagagatgaaaaaagaagaaaaaagaagaaaatgaagccCTGTCTATTCTGATTCTGGtagtttaatttagttttaccaacaaaattaccgatgaaatattaaatattaatatttttaatattttcatatatgatTCCATTTGtaaagtcaaattaaaatttaatggtcTTGGTATCAGgacgtttttttttatcaatggaaTCACAGACGAAAAAATcaatactaatatttttaatatttccatCAATAATTCTATTTGTAAagtcaaatgaaaatttttaacttGCACAAAAATTCTCAGAAAGCCCtccaaatattattgatgatttttcattCCGTTGGTGATGTTGTtgggaaaaaacaaacaatcaaaagaatattaattaacagCGTATTAAGAAGTGAGTAGTTCCCACTTCCCATAGTCACTAGAATATACCGATGGACACATTTCGACGGCATACCCGCATGTAACGAACATCATGAACAATACCAGGGAGAAGATAAACAATTCCTATAATAATTAGAATATACTGACGGACACATTCTGTCGGTATACCTGTATGTAATGTGCAGTCTGTCTGTATGCCGTTAATAACTCCGTCGGTCAttctatcaataaaaatattatgtcattgtatgatttgtttttttttttaaatttcattataataCCTTCCgtaattttcatattataaaaaaatatagaattcaaATGAATGgatgaacatgaaaataaaaaatgtaaaaaaccaAATAGACATCCACGTAATGTCATAACTCACATCTCtaaattttcttcattgaatACTATACAATGTTTCCTTCTAGGAATGTTCTTGCTCCCACAGGcgacaaaaacaattaaaacaacagaaacaaattcaaaacagtACAAATCTTAAACAACCTCGCAGAAGATATTCTTATTAATGGATGACGCTATGGTGTCTTTTCCCCATTTTAGTGAAAGAAgcatgatcatatatatatgggTATTTTGTTTTAGTATGTGCACagctcattaattaattaattaatttacacaAACCTAGCATATTTTCCTTGATATATAcatttataaaaacatgaaaataactaATTAACAATATTCGTCAACTGTTTCTTTAAATGTTATTGACgagaaacatatttattttcaattgattgtcttaatgataaaaagaatatatatatatatatatatatatatatatataaacgtaACGCTCTTATATACAAtctatagggttttttttttgggattaatATATAGTTGGTTTAGAGTGCAAGTCACAGGAAAAGAGTATACTAAATATGGTTCTTTTGtcttaattaaacaaatgataCTAAAGAAACCGAAAATCCATGAGCAACGACCACGGAATACTGTGGGTTGTTTTCCTCACTTGATTCCTCATATTTTAGTGATCGGCTGagtcattattaattttaatttctttttcttttttgatcaaGTAATAGATCTTAATTAGTTTCATATCCGAACAATTATTTTGGTCGGATAATGGTTCCTTTTCTACTTCTTTCATTCGCTAGTCCGAACATCATCTCAtagattttctcttttattaatttgatcaagGCTTGTTGTAAGAACTTTACTTTATCGTAATGTGAAGCATTCGAGTCCATTTGTTATTATAacagtaattgttttttaaaatatattattaaaaaaattaatttgatgtaaaaataatattttttaaaatttttttttaaaatttttttaaaatacaaaaataaacaggtcttaaacttttaatatttttatctgtaATTTAAAACTATTCTTTTGGGGAATCAGATTCAATTAGGCAAGTGGGGTACTTGTATaagcatttatatttatatattaattttttttctcttttcttttaccttttctAGAATATAATCGTAggtgatatataatataaaaagtaagGTCATGTACATACCTTATATTATAATAAGAGATGATAATATCATTGATTAATTACAAGGGATTAATatggtcatatatatataaaaccctaAATTGTAAATAATATATAGTAAACAGAATTTTTTGAGAAATGAGAATGTCCAAATAAGGTAAAACCGCCATTGATTCTCTTTCCAAAAAAGGCACTTGGTTTTTCTAGTAAGATGATAATTTCTTTGGAAGGATAAATATGGTAGGGCCAAGTGGGGCCATAGAAAATGTGGGACCTTGCACTACAagtaagaaagaagagaaatccTTTTTGTACCAACGCGCTTAGCTTCTGTTTccgttttttgttttcatgcccAGTAGTAACGGCATTGCCTTATGATTGTATTTTGTCCAATATCTTCCACTTTGCCAGTGCCCTGCCCTCTCtcatctccctctccctctccctctgcCACCTTTATAAACACCTCCTCTCTCTTCCCTTTCGCCCTTGTACTCATCAAAACGCTTTCTTCCATCCCTCTCTCTGTCTGCTCATCTGtccattttttcttatatatatatatatatatatatatatatatctatatacatacatatatacatacatatacagGGATGTCAGAAGAAGGAGAGCATGAAAGTTTCTTGTGGGATAACCAAACTTGGGATTTATCAAATTCTGATAATTTGGGTGGAAGTGAAGAGAAAATAGGGAAGAACATTAAGTTGCCGGGTTCGAGCTCAAATAGCCAAGCAGAAATAGGGatcaaagaacaagaaaacaagGCCGAGAAGAGAGGTCAAATGCACAAAAGTAATGGTAAGGGAAGCGTAGGCGAGGTTAAAGAAGGAAAAGGAGGAGGTGAATCAGATCATGAGACACATATATGGACtgagagagaaaggagaaagaagatgagGACCATGTTCTCTAATCTTCATGCTTTGCTTCCTCAACTTCCTCCCAAGGTAAATTATACGTACGTGCACTTCAAGAATCAAGTTACATAAGACTAGTCTAATTTGTGGAGTTTTTTCGCTTGCTGGCTAGGGTTTTTGCATATAAATACACTCTCTGGCTTGGCCggttaaattacttttttccCCCCTCACGTTTTGATACAATTTCTTGGAGAGTTTTGAAGAGCAAGCCAGTAACTTAATTTTTAGCTTTACAGAAAGGGGCTGTCTTTTCCGTATGAATCTTTTCCCTTTTCCATATATATGCACAAGCATGGATTTTTCTAAAGGGTTCCATTTTTGTTTGCTTCACGATCGAGCATGCAGTTATAGAGGACGTGTcgctttttttccttttgccaCATATACTTTCGCTTGGACTAATTAGTTCAAGTTAAACACCAGCATTTGCATCAAAGTTGCATAGGTGTAAGCTCTAATTAACTAGGTAAATTTGTGTATGTAGTTGCGGATCTCTCTCAATTCCTGCTGATCCATATATTTCCCACAGTGAATTTCAACCCCttgtttatttgttaatttatcGAAACCCTATTTATGTCTTCCCAACCATGACAGATAACCTTAAAATGGGTCTTAATTATTAAACTGCATCCATGTATGATGTTCTTTGaaatggattttgttttaaaatgtagGGTGAAATATTGTTATctctgctatatatatatatatatatattctcccAATTTCGTTATCTTAGCTAGCAACAATTTATGTACAGAAGCTAGGAAACATAATAAGAAGGCAAACTACCTATTGTTAGTTTTCTTATATACGAATAAATATGAGAAATCTTCATAATTTAAAGTCTGTTTTTTTATGTACCTTCTATTTTTTACAGGCTGACAAGTCCACCATTGTTGATGAAGCAATGAACTATATCAAAACCCTACAGCACACTCTCCAAAAGTTACAAAAAGAGAAGCTAGAAAGGCTCCAAGGTGCCACGACTTTCGGTTATGAGCCATCTTTGATTGCCCCACAAATGCAAGCAGACTCCAGAGAGGCGTTCTTAGCTGATCAAGTATCTTCTAGTAACTTGGCAATTAGCACAACAAAATCTTTACCCTCAGTCTCAAGATATCCTGTACTCTTTCAAACTTGGACTTCTTCAAATGTGGTGTTGAATATTTGTGGAGATGAAGCCCAAATTAGTATATGCTCTCCAAAGAATCCGGGACTCTTCACCACTATCTGCTATGTGTTGGAGAAGCATAATGTCGAGGTGCTGTCTGCTCATGTTTCCTCTGATTGCAGTCGGAGCATGTACATGATTCAAGCTCATGTAAGTGATCACTTCCTCTTTGTCAcgacctcttttcttttcttttggcaaTTCGATTAATAGTTATGGGAAGAGATTGTGAATCCGAATTAACTCGATAGAGACCTTTCTTGGAGAATTATGGCTACTTTAGACTCCACAAACCTTCGTTAAATTAGACTAGtctaatggaaaaacaaaaattaaaccagATCTACATATAAGGAATTTGCTTTAGGAGTGATTCACAATTTTCACTTCCTTTACGTTAATTTGTAACAATATTCTCAAAACATattcaccaaaaagaaaataaaagattctcaaattattaaactctatatatatattttcaaaaactcaTGATTACATGCTTTTAAAGATTTTGCACGTACAATTTtacttataaattaatataagtaTCATGAACAAGAGTATTCCTTCATTACATGTAGCACTATTTTCACCTTGCAAGCTGCAAACTTATATCTATAtagtgtcaaagaaccaattcaacctaaaagcttaagctgttaggtgaggtcctagaatatgatttatattattctctaacacacccccttaagtaaaagccctttgggcttgaaactttcacagacccacattattttgtgcttaatttttatcaaataaatgaggatgatgagattcgaattcgagatcacttggtcatcaaggctctgataccatgtcaaagaaccatctcaacccaaaaacttaagctgttaggtgaggtcccaagatatgatttatattattatctaacacaccccctcaagtgaaagccttttgggcttgaaacttacacaagTCCACATTACCTTgcgcttaatttttatcaaataaaatggggatggtgagattcgaactcgtgaccgcttggtcatctaggctctgataccatgtcaaagaactatctcaacccaaaagcttaagctgtta is a window encoding:
- the LOC18095205 gene encoding transcription factor bHLH95 codes for the protein MSEEGEHESFLWDNQTWDLSNSDNLGGSEEKIGKNIKLPGSSSNSQAEIGIKEQENKAEKRGQMHKSNGKGSVGEVKEGKGGGESDHETHIWTERERRKKMRTMFSNLHALLPQLPPKADKSTIVDEAMNYIKTLQHTLQKLQKEKLERLQGATTFGYEPSLIAPQMQADSREAFLADQVSSSNLAISTTKSLPSVSRYPVLFQTWTSSNVVLNICGDEAQISICSPKNPGLFTTICYVLEKHNVEVLSAHVSSDCSRSMYMIQAHASGASDQFGETFPVEEVFKQAACEIMCWVSS